One Thermoanaerobaculia bacterium DNA window includes the following coding sequences:
- the rplU gene encoding 50S ribosomal protein L21, producing the protein MFAVIETGGKQYRVQAGDVLDVELLPIEPRKGDEREKIVFDRVLLVYGEGGTRVGNPVIPGARVEAELLHDTRGPRVRIFKKVRRKGYKRQAGHRQDYLKVRVQNIVI; encoded by the coding sequence ATGTTTGCTGTGATCGAAACAGGTGGAAAGCAGTACCGTGTGCAGGCCGGGGACGTGCTCGACGTCGAGCTGCTCCCGATCGAGCCCCGCAAGGGCGACGAGCGCGAGAAGATCGTCTTCGATCGCGTGTTGCTGGTCTACGGTGAGGGCGGTACCCGAGTCGGCAATCCGGTGATTCCCGGTGCGCGCGTCGAGGCGGAGCTGCTCCACGATACCCGTGGTCCCAGGGTGCGGATCTTCAAGAAGGTCCGGCGCAAGGGCTACAAGCGTCAGGCCGGGCACCGCCAGGACTATCTCAAGGTCCGCGTCCAGAACATCGTCATCTGA
- a CDS encoding alpha/beta fold hydrolase: MLTRAFELATATALAARGLRATTILTGEGWSVKCWRGGNPAGEPWLLLHGLGATAATYLPLLPQLQPDCNLLLPELSTLGGTRGPQPAIGIPQATRALSGLIEQQFPGRPVTVCGISLGGWIAVRLALARPELVARLLLVVPGGYREQDWERIGRMVRVETYRDSAAIWQALFARPPLLLRLGRPLLYLAYRSEAVRAALGALREEDAFGDAELARLTMPVGLVWGAEDRLFLREAGERMARAIPNGRFEAIADAGHGVQWEKPRKFFDAVRAFRRERPLS; this comes from the coding sequence GTGCTCACCCGCGCCTTCGAGCTCGCCACCGCCACGGCCCTGGCCGCGCGCGGGCTCAGGGCGACGACCATCCTCACCGGCGAGGGCTGGAGCGTCAAGTGCTGGCGAGGCGGAAATCCGGCCGGAGAACCGTGGCTCCTGCTGCACGGGCTCGGCGCGACCGCTGCTACCTATCTCCCTTTATTGCCGCAGTTGCAGCCTGACTGCAACCTCCTGCTGCCGGAGCTCTCGACGCTCGGCGGCACGCGCGGTCCGCAGCCGGCCATAGGCATCCCGCAAGCCACCCGCGCCCTCTCGGGGCTCATCGAGCAGCAGTTCCCCGGCCGGCCGGTGACGGTCTGCGGCATCAGCCTGGGGGGCTGGATCGCCGTCCGGCTGGCGCTCGCCCGCCCGGAGCTCGTCGCCCGCCTCCTTCTGGTCGTCCCCGGGGGCTACCGCGAGCAGGACTGGGAGCGCATCGGCCGGATGGTCCGGGTCGAGACCTACCGCGACAGCGCGGCGATCTGGCAGGCGCTCTTCGCCCGGCCGCCCCTGCTGCTGCGGCTCGGCCGCCCGCTCCTCTACCTCGCCTATCGCTCCGAGGCGGTGCGCGCAGCGCTCGGCGCGCTACGCGAAGAGGACGCCTTCGGGGATGCCGAGCTCGCCAGGCTCACGATGCCGGTCGGCCTCGTCTGGGGGGCCGAAGACCGGCTCTTTCTCCGCGAAGCCGGCGAGCGGATGGCCCGCGCCATCCCCAACGGCCGCTTCGAGGCGATCGCCGACGCCGGGCACGGCGTGCAATGGGAGAAGCCGCGGAAGTTCTTCGACGCCGTCCGGGCTTTCCGGCGCGAGCGCCCCTTGTCCTAG
- the rpmA gene encoding 50S ribosomal protein L27 has protein sequence MAHKKGQGSTRNGRDSNAQRLGVKKYGGEKVTGGSILVRQRGTRYNPGNNVGLGKDDTLFAKIDGTVQFQNRGQRGMFVHILPVN, from the coding sequence ATGGCACATAAGAAAGGTCAGGGATCCACGCGGAACGGCCGCGACTCGAACGCCCAGCGGCTCGGCGTGAAGAAGTACGGCGGCGAGAAGGTGACGGGCGGTTCGATTCTGGTCCGCCAGCGTGGTACCCGGTACAATCCGGGCAACAACGTCGGGTTGGGCAAGGACGACACTCTGTTCGCGAAGATCGATGGAACGGTTCAGTTCCAGAATCGCGGTCAGCGTGGCATGTTCGTGCACATCCTTCCCGTCAATTAA
- the obgE gene encoding GTPase ObgE, whose protein sequence is MVFLDESVIPVRAGRGGNGCVAFRREKYIPHGGPSGGDGGDGGSVFLVANEGLNTLYHLRFQSIYAAERGQHGLGSNRTGKSGEDLVIEVPMGTVVMDDDTGEILGELLLDGQRLEVARGGKGGRGNQNFATPTNRAPRRADPGTEGVERRLRLELKLLADVGLVGLPNAGKSTLISVVSAARPKIADYPFTTLIPNLGVVAEGPLSRPFVIADLPGLIAGAAQGAGLGVQFLRHVERCRILLHLVDLSAEGSALEDLTTIEHELGEFSADLLTRDRILVGSKLDAMREERRVELEAAAAARKLPLMLISAATGQGLKPLIALLAKRLEVLRLEASRLEEPRQENQRLETAP, encoded by the coding sequence GTGGTTTTTCTCGACGAATCGGTCATACCGGTACGCGCTGGCCGCGGTGGGAACGGGTGCGTCGCGTTCCGACGCGAGAAGTACATCCCGCACGGCGGCCCCTCGGGCGGTGACGGCGGCGACGGCGGCTCGGTCTTCCTGGTCGCCAACGAAGGTCTCAACACTCTCTACCACCTGCGATTCCAGTCGATCTATGCCGCGGAGCGCGGGCAGCACGGCCTCGGCAGCAACCGCACCGGCAAGTCGGGCGAAGACCTGGTCATCGAAGTGCCCATGGGCACGGTGGTGATGGACGACGATACCGGCGAGATCCTCGGCGAGCTGCTGCTCGACGGGCAGCGGCTCGAAGTCGCCCGCGGCGGCAAGGGTGGCCGCGGCAACCAGAACTTCGCCACCCCGACGAATCGCGCGCCGCGCCGGGCCGATCCCGGGACCGAAGGAGTGGAGCGCCGGCTCCGGCTCGAGCTCAAGCTGCTCGCCGACGTCGGCCTCGTCGGCCTGCCGAACGCCGGCAAGTCGACCCTCATCAGCGTCGTGTCGGCAGCGCGACCGAAGATCGCCGACTATCCGTTCACCACCCTGATTCCGAATCTCGGTGTCGTCGCGGAGGGTCCGCTGTCGCGCCCGTTCGTGATCGCCGACCTCCCGGGACTGATCGCGGGGGCTGCGCAGGGTGCCGGCCTGGGCGTCCAGTTCCTGCGTCATGTCGAGCGCTGCCGGATCCTCCTGCACCTGGTCGATCTTTCCGCCGAGGGTTCGGCCCTCGAGGACCTGACCACGATCGAGCATGAGCTCGGGGAGTTCAGCGCCGATCTGCTGACCCGCGACCGGATCCTGGTGGGAAGCAAGCTCGATGCGATGCGCGAAGAGCGCCGGGTCGAGCTCGAGGCGGCGGCGGCCGCGCGCAAGCTGCCTTTGATGCTGATCAGCGCAGCGACCGGCCAGGGACTGAAACCGCTCATCGCCCTGCTGGCGAAGCGGCTCGAGGTGCTGCGGCTCGAGGCGTCGAGGCTCGAAGAGCCGCGACAGGAGAACCAGCGGCTCGAGACCGCGCCTTGA
- the nadD gene encoding nicotinate-nucleotide adenylyltransferase: MKVGLFGGSFDPIHQGHIEPVLEAQRRLGLDRVVFLPTATPPHKPGRSFAPALARFAMVELALLDHADLLVSAHELTQDRPAYTVETLALFHAAEPDSELHLLIGADSFLEISTWVRWREIVDAARLVVLTRPGFRLDGLEPGLAPELAVAIDAGRVHFIENAPIAVSSTEVRRRFAAGEPIPDGWLPPRVVRYLRKYRLYP, encoded by the coding sequence TTGAAGGTCGGCCTCTTCGGCGGCAGCTTCGATCCGATTCACCAGGGCCACATCGAGCCGGTGCTCGAGGCGCAGCGTCGGTTGGGTCTCGACCGGGTCGTCTTCCTGCCGACGGCGACTCCACCGCACAAGCCCGGGCGCAGCTTCGCGCCGGCGTTGGCGCGCTTCGCCATGGTGGAGCTGGCGCTCCTCGACCATGCCGATCTGCTGGTCTCCGCTCACGAGCTCACGCAGGACCGGCCGGCCTACACCGTCGAGACACTGGCGCTTTTTCACGCCGCGGAACCTGACTCGGAGCTCCATCTGCTCATCGGGGCCGATTCCTTTCTCGAAATCTCGACCTGGGTGCGCTGGCGGGAGATCGTCGATGCGGCCCGGCTGGTGGTGCTCACCCGCCCGGGCTTCCGCCTCGACGGTCTCGAACCGGGTCTCGCGCCCGAGCTCGCGGTCGCCATCGACGCGGGGCGCGTCCATTTCATCGAGAACGCGCCCATCGCTGTCTCGTCGACCGAAGTGCGTCGCCGTTTCGCAGCCGGCGAGCCGATCCCCGACGGCTGGTTGCCGCCGCGGGTGGTACGATACTTGCGGAAGTACCGCCTCTACCCATGA
- the rsfS gene encoding ribosome silencing factor has protein sequence MTLPSRAAVTSSEDIRARVREAVAAAHDTKAENVRVRHLEPVTSFTDYFIIASATNERQVQAIANAVEEQLLKMGVRALHIEGYSAAQWVLLDYGDFLVHSLLEERRDYYGLERLWKDAPDVTPDFAPPPSPGQPHLPHAPGEPHVPPDPEEIP, from the coding sequence ATGACCCTACCCTCGCGCGCCGCCGTCACCTCCTCTGAAGACATACGGGCGCGCGTTCGCGAGGCCGTCGCCGCGGCGCACGACACGAAGGCGGAGAACGTTCGCGTCCGCCACCTCGAGCCGGTCACCTCGTTCACCGACTACTTCATCATCGCGAGCGCCACCAACGAGCGCCAGGTGCAGGCGATCGCCAATGCCGTCGAGGAACAGCTGCTCAAGATGGGCGTCCGCGCGCTGCATATCGAGGGCTACAGCGCCGCGCAGTGGGTGCTGCTCGACTACGGCGACTTCCTCGTCCACTCCCTCCTCGAAGAGCGCCGGGACTACTACGGCCTCGAACGCCTCTGGAAGGATGCGCCGGACGTGACGCCGGACTTCGCGCCGCCGCCCAGCCCTGGGCAGCCGCACCTCCCGCACGCTCCGGGCGAACCGCACGTTCCGCCCGATCCGGAAGAGATCCCGTGA
- a CDS encoding nucleotidyl transferase AbiEii/AbiGii toxin family protein produces MINLSNDTALAPLSDVVRDVVRASEGAKAEIFVAGAFARDLWLQFAHYMGPVRATADIDCAVQCEDWEAFHRISAALVASGFHAPSTKRPHRFVHSGGISVDLVPFGGIERRDRTIAWPPDGSHVMNLVGFAEAFRSTVTFRLPGDVAVPVASLAALAMLKLLAWRDRRLVEPGKDARDLHLILRTYFEAGNQERAFVEISELADRDDFDIEHAGAELLGRDLGQQLSEELRAELIRTLEVESSPQGELRLATEMHRNDAESARKLLAGFQSGLNAIHPIASRRGR; encoded by the coding sequence TTGATCAACCTCTCCAACGATACCGCGCTCGCGCCGCTGTCTGACGTCGTCCGCGACGTCGTGAGGGCGAGTGAGGGGGCCAAAGCGGAGATCTTTGTCGCCGGGGCCTTTGCCAGAGATCTCTGGCTGCAATTTGCCCACTACATGGGCCCCGTTCGCGCGACTGCGGATATCGACTGCGCCGTCCAATGTGAAGATTGGGAGGCGTTTCACAGGATCTCAGCGGCGCTGGTCGCCTCTGGATTCCACGCGCCATCGACGAAACGGCCCCACCGCTTCGTTCATTCCGGCGGAATCTCCGTCGACCTCGTCCCGTTCGGGGGAATCGAGCGGCGCGACAGAACGATTGCGTGGCCTCCCGACGGAAGCCACGTGATGAACCTCGTCGGTTTCGCGGAGGCCTTTCGTTCCACCGTGACCTTCCGCCTCCCGGGCGATGTCGCGGTCCCAGTGGCATCGCTCGCCGCACTCGCGATGCTGAAGCTGCTTGCCTGGAGAGACCGGCGTCTCGTGGAGCCAGGCAAAGACGCCAGAGACTTGCATCTCATTCTGAGAACGTACTTCGAGGCCGGAAACCAGGAGCGCGCCTTCGTCGAAATTTCGGAGCTCGCCGACCGCGACGACTTCGACATCGAGCACGCTGGCGCAGAACTGCTGGGGCGGGACCTCGGTCAGCAGCTTTCCGAGGAGCTGCGAGCGGAGCTCATTCGAACCCTGGAAGTGGAGTCAAGCCCGCAAGGCGAGCTGCGGCTCGCGACTGAGATGCACCGCAACGACGCCGAGTCGGCGCGAAAGCTGCTCGCAGGCTTCCAGAGTGGATTGAACGCGATCCACCCTATTGCTTCTCGCCGTGGTCGATGA
- a CDS encoding ATP-dependent 6-phosphofructokinase — protein MNRIRRIGVLTGGGDAPGLNAVIRAVVRTADRLGGIETLGVLDGFEGLLERRYRKFTSSQVRDLVDKGGTVLGTTNRCNPFAMLPDPPVAGGARVDRSAEVVRHAREAELDALIVIGGDGSLRIARQFSELGLPIVGVPKTIDNDLAATDYTFGFWTAIEVATYALDRLRDTAESHHRVMILEVMGRDAGWIALHAGLAGAADVILIPEIPYRIHAVEAKIEERASRGQSYSLVVVAEGAVPEGGERSFRLADAGDGHPRLGGAGDRLARELAPHIEHEIRVTVLGHLQRGGSPVPYDRILATRLGRRAAEAAAGGRFGTMVCLRDGQVAEVSLDQATAGQKLVDPQGELVATARAVGVGFGDERI, from the coding sequence ATGAACAGGATCCGCAGGATCGGCGTGCTCACCGGCGGCGGCGACGCGCCGGGATTGAACGCAGTCATTCGCGCCGTGGTGCGCACCGCCGACCGCCTCGGCGGGATCGAGACGCTCGGTGTGCTCGACGGCTTCGAGGGGCTCCTCGAGCGCCGCTACCGCAAGTTCACCAGCTCCCAGGTTCGCGACCTGGTGGACAAGGGGGGCACCGTCCTGGGCACGACGAACCGCTGCAATCCGTTCGCGATGCTCCCGGACCCGCCGGTCGCCGGCGGAGCGCGCGTCGACCGCTCGGCCGAGGTCGTGCGCCACGCCCGCGAGGCGGAGCTCGATGCCCTGATCGTCATCGGCGGCGACGGGAGCCTGCGCATCGCGCGCCAGTTCTCGGAGCTCGGTCTGCCGATCGTCGGCGTCCCGAAGACGATCGACAACGACCTCGCCGCGACCGACTACACCTTCGGCTTCTGGACCGCGATCGAAGTCGCGACCTACGCTCTCGACCGGCTTCGCGACACCGCCGAGAGCCACCACCGGGTCATGATCCTCGAGGTGATGGGGCGCGACGCCGGCTGGATCGCCTTGCACGCAGGCCTCGCGGGGGCGGCCGACGTGATCCTGATTCCGGAGATTCCGTACCGCATTCACGCGGTCGAGGCCAAGATCGAGGAGCGTGCATCGCGCGGCCAGTCCTACTCGCTCGTCGTGGTCGCGGAAGGCGCAGTGCCCGAAGGCGGGGAGCGGTCCTTTCGCCTGGCCGACGCCGGCGACGGTCATCCCCGCCTCGGCGGCGCCGGGGATCGCCTGGCGCGCGAGCTCGCGCCGCATATCGAGCACGAGATCCGCGTCACCGTCCTCGGCCACCTTCAGCGCGGCGGCTCGCCGGTGCCGTACGACCGCATCCTCGCCACCCGCCTCGGCCGCCGCGCCGCCGAGGCCGCCGCCGGCGGCCGCTTCGGCACCATGGTCTGCCTGCGCGACGGCCAGGTCGCCGAGGTCTCCCTCGACCAGGCGACCGCCGGCCAGAAACTCGTCGACCCCCAGGGCGAGCTCGTCGCCACCGCCCGCGCCGTCGGCGTCGGCTTCGGCGACGAACGGATCTAG